Below is a genomic region from Zea mays cultivar B73 chromosome 9, Zm-B73-REFERENCE-NAM-5.0, whole genome shotgun sequence.
GCTATGTTTCTCACTGCAGTTGACacacttagggctagtttggaaaccctaTTTTTCTAAGAGAAATTAATTcgttttttcttaaaaaaattggaAATCCAATAGAAAAATAgggttgccaaactagcccttatattTGAAAAGTCTCTTGAAAAAAACGGAGGGAAAAACGGCGAATAGTAAAGGCCACTGTCCTGGCCGTCTGTCACACTGCCGCCATTCCTATTCCTACAGTAAAAGCTCTGCACGAGGACGACCAACTATATAGTATGGTGGAGACGCTCGTCAGCTGTAACGCCAGCGCATCGCAATAGCACCGACAGTCCTGGTACAACCTGTGGCCAATGATACTCCTATTTCTGTTGCACACTGGGTATGATCTGGCCTTTTCTGGAAGCGAATTTGGTGCCACCAACACTTGAGAGCGTGGGCATGTGGGGGAGGAGAATCTGCTAATACTAGGCTGTATCTACATATATATGCTGCGCCAGTTTGTTTGGAAGACAGTCACAGCAAAGAATACTGTCCAGCCCACATGGCGTTTCTATACACTGCCAGACAACATTGCTAATGCCGACTCCAGCAGATTATCCAAAATTTACTTATATACACTATTCTGTAGACTTGTAGACTATACTGTTCGCAGAGTGGAGTTTAAATATATGTATGAGGATGGATAAACTGGTGGAGATAGTCATTAGCAATGTTATCTTTGTTGTTAGTGGGTCCACGCTGCCTTTTGGGTATTCTGTTCCCTTCTGAGCTCTCCCGCCGCCTGTTGTATCATGATTATCGCATTTCAAGAAACTGGATGCGTGTCGGAATCTATGTCCGAATTGATGGTGTCGCTACTGCTTCGCCAACTCCAGTTTTAACCTTTGATATGAAAGCCCACCGTCGCAGTACCGTTGCACCGGTTTCTGTTATTGCTCTTCGCCAACTCCAATTGTACGAAGATAAACGCTCTAAACTCTTCCTTGAGTCTTTGAGCGACATGGAGAACTGAAGAGTCGCTGTCCACCATGGTCCAGTTCTCCGACTCCCTCGCAAATCcagtgctctctctctctctctctctctctctctctctctctctctctctctctttgccGGCTGAAGAGTTGTGAGTCAGGCAGGCCCGCTTGGAGCTGTTCAAGGCACGTGTAGCCGTGTAGGACAGGCATCTTTTGTTCGTGCGAAATGGCATATTGACAAGCACACAGCTAGGGGGGCAGTCGCTTTGGTGGTGTGTGCAAGGACCTAAAAAATATGAACGAAACCATGAGCCAATGCCAGAAAACAGATGCACAGCAGGCTTGTGATGCGCTGCAGCCTTCTCGTGCTTTTCATCAGGACTGTGGTCCTGGCCCATCGTTACCATTGCACAGGCTTGTATTGTATCATCGCAATGGATAAACGAAGTCTTGGGAGACACAGTAACTGTCCAGCAGAAAGGCACCTGTTCGACACATACTCAAACATTACTCTAGAACACATTCTCACTGATATTTAATTATATAAAAGATGTGTGCACTTCGAGATTAACAATTCAATCTCCATGAGGCAATATTTTTCTTTTTTTCATGAACTAAAACCTTGTTGACATGTTGTAAGGCAAGATAATTGAAATTACCCGTAGACAGTAGACATttagaacaactcaattgtaactgtAGTGCCATGACCGTCTCCTCTCCGCACGGTCCACCTTTTCATCCTCCTCTCCGATTCCACCGCAGTCACACCACCTCGCTGGCGGTGGAACCTCAACCGCAAGTATGGGGAACATCTTAGTGAAGAAGCCCAAGATTACTGACGTCGATATGGTCATCCTCACTCGCAAGACACATCGCCGCAAGCTCGCCCAGTTCTAGGAGCAGGTCTGCCTCCCCCTCGCCTTGCCTAGCCTTCCATGGCACCCTGCTCTACCGTGAGCTATGGATGGTCACCGAGCTACTACGCCACCATTTTAGGGTAGGAAGGGTGGAGGGGGCGCTCCTAGCGGTGGCCCACGCGGACGTTCGTGTGGACCTCGTGGCGACGTTTGTGTGGGAAGAGGGGGATGGGCTCCTGAGGGTACACAGCTCGACGTGAAGATACGATTGAGGGATGGGGCTCCTGGTGCTGGTGGCATGCTGTGTAAATCGCAGAACGGAGGAGGATCAAAGGAGGTGCTGTGGAGAAGGACTGTTACCTGTTCGAAGCGCGCAACAAAAAAAAGCCTACGCAGACGGGCGATATCCAGCTTCTAGCGTCGCTGCCATCGTGGTCACTAACCTTTCCCCGTGGACGGCGTCGCTTGGGAGCGGAGGAAAAGTGTATATATCCAGAAGCATTGCGCCTCACATCATCTAGAAGCACTGTGTCTACGGAGCGTCCACCATTTGTTGTCGATCCAACGGCTGAAAAAGAAAGAGTGACGTGGATACTCCGGCTGTGCGCCTTTACGCTCACGCTTAATATATAGAAATAGAAATGTCAAGAGGAAATTAACAAGTGCCATCGTTCTTCGCCTCTGCTTTTCCTTCTCGCCGCCCATCGTCAGTCATCACCAGCGGCGGGTGGTGGGTGGTGGCAAGGCGACGCACAAGATCCGAGAACCACCCAaaccaccaccacctccaccgAACCAGACGGCCGGCCTCCTGTCCTCTCAGACAAGGAGGCAATATTGAATTCAGTCCATGTCACCATTTGTTTTGATCCACGGCTTtgtttcctcctcctcctccttcccTCTCGGCACTTCCCAAAAAGAACTACTACTAGTAAAAAGCTCGCTGAAAGCGAGGGACCCAAGCCCCTAGCGCAGATCTGCTCTGCAGTGCTCAACGTTGCCGGGTGGGACGCGGGAAGGAGCTCAGTCATCCACTTGCAAGTAGGCGGTAGAGAGTAGAGACCACATCTATATTAGGCGACCGGATAGAGTAGCCATTTGGATGTGTCATCCACGATGAGAACCTAGAGTCCTAGAGCCAGCACAAGGCCAGAAACGAGCCAGAGCCGCAGAGTGCAGCAGCAAGCAACTGCGTGCGTGCCTTGGGGTGGTATTCGCTGCGATAAAAAAAAGCCAAACGGCGCTGTATTTTAACTTTTTAAGCCGTGACCGTGAGCACGTGGTTAGCCCGCACCGGTGCGAGTAGTGCTAGCAAACGGAGGAACATGCACTCCGTAGTCTGCACCCATCAAACCTAGCTTGCATGCTACGTACGCTAGATATACTAGTACTTCTTACCTGCAAGTACGTAGTACAGTAGTAGCTAGTATTATCTCGCAAGTCGCAAGGACTATCTATATTTTATATATTGATCTAAAACGAGACGATGGAAATATGTGCTCCGTTTGTGCATATATTATTTTTTTTCATTTGGTTCCTTTTCCCCGTACCTGCGTGTCACCCCCACAACCACAGCCACAAGCAGAAAATTAGAATAGACACAGACTCGTGTAGTCATGTACTAGGTGCCACTTCTTCACAGAATCGCAGGAGCGCGTCAGGCGTGGACCATCTTGCATTGCATGGATGGATGTTTGGGCGCCAGGCAGTAGCCACTAGCCAGGCACCTGTGACTCTGTGAGCAGAGGGCGAAGCATCGGGCATGCACAGCAACGCTTCTGTTACTAGTTTTGTGCTGCAGCGCAGTAGCAGCGGTAAGAAAAAAAATACGGACTCACCGGCCGGCACGAGTGGTGAGGCGACAATTGGGCTGGCAGCCTCGACCGCAGCTAGCTCTTCCGGGCCGttcagccggaggcccggagcgacgAAATCTGTCGGTGCGAAAAAGATAATTGCTCGCTTTGTTTCCGTTTCCGGCCGTTTCTTTCTCCTTCAATTCTCCCAACAACAAACAACCATCGCGCGTTTTTTTTCCCTCGGAAAACCAACGGCCGCGCAATATATACTACGTATATGGGCGTTTCATTTTCCTTGTAGTATGGTGGATGGGGGATCGCTGTCGGGTGAGTCAATTTGACAGCTTCCTAAGCTTTGATTGATCGCTTAGTTCCACCTGCTCACACTCGCTCTGCCTCCGTTGGCGACGCCGACGCCTTCTCTTCCTCCCACGGCCACGGGACCCGTCAATGCTCGTATAAACAGTAAACGTATAAAATACGTGCAAGGATGTCATCTACGAAATCACCTACTATATGCTTGTAAGTAGCCTGATAGGATTGTGCCTGTGATTCTGTGAACATATACAGTACCTTTTCATATATCATAAAAAGGTCACTAACATTTGAAAGGGGCTAACATTATGATGTCGAATGAGAATTAAGCATTAATTATAAGATATGTTTTCATAGTGTATGTATCCATTCGAAGGCATGCGTACTAAAAACTTTTTTTTCTTCTATATTTAAATTAGTTTAACTCGATACAAACCTAGAACATGTATTCTTTTGAATTCTGAAACAAACCAAAAGAAACAAGAAAGAAATAGAAAGGAAAAAACATAGTAGCATGCAGGACTGCAGGAGGGACCAAACAAAATGGTCCGCTCCGGTCTCTCGTTTCTACTCCgggacgagagagagagagagagagagagagagagagagcgcgagcGGGGGAGGGGAAGGGGAGAAGCAAGCGAGACGTCACGGGAGCAGAGCATAGCCTGATAGCTCCATTGCCGCTTGCCGGCCATCGCCTAGCCGCCGCCCGGCTCCCGGGAAGAGAAATCAGCCCCCATCCCCAATCCCTCGCCCCCCCAAAATCCCCTGGGGATTCGCCGATAGGGCCCCCCCCGTGCCGCCCCGTATTTTGCACTGCTCGCACGCGGCGACGAGCATTGCTATTTCCTTCTTTTTTACCTATTAGCATGTCTCTGCCCAATGCCAccgcctcgccgccgccgccgtcgccggaaCCCTAGGCCGCCGGACTCGGGGctcccgtcggcgggggaggatgcagctgcggatctcgccgagcatgcgcagcatcaccatctccagcagCAATGGCGTCGTCGACTCCATGAAGGTGCGCGTCGCGCCgcagccgcccccgcccccgccgccgccgcacgGGGCCGCCCGGCGCGGCGGGGGTGGCGGAGGGGGATGGTATTGGCGCGCGGTCGCGTTCCCGCTTGTCGTTGCGCTCGGCTGCCTCCTGCCCTTCGCCTTCATCCTCGCCGCCGTCCCCGCGCTCGAGGCAGGCGGAAGCAAGTGCTCCTCCGTCGGTAAGATCGACGCCTGCGATCTCGTGGCGTTTTCTGGGTTTGGTTGCGTCGGGTTGAGTTGTTGATTTGGTGCGTTTGGGGAGGTAAACCTTGGATCTCAGCGCCCTTGGCGTAGGATTTCGCGGTGTCGGTGGGAATGTACAGATGCTTCTCCGAGAACGTGTGATTTGCTTGCTCGCCCATGAGCTTCAGATTCAAGAAGGTGTGAGCGATCTTATTTGTTTGATGTGCTGATTTGAACTGAAATAGATAGAGTTGACTATTTGGGTTTATGATTCAGTTTGCAGGTGAGTAGATTTGTGGATCTTAGGCATATAATGTCCTTGCATTGGTCGAAATGTAGTTTTTAAATTCATCAGTGTGGTTAGGATTGAGGGGCTCGATTTACTCCTATTAGCTTCAGTGTTAGCTTTGGAACAGTTTTCTTATTGTAGTTTCCAGCTGAGTCTTGCAAGACTGTAGCAGAAACCATACTAAAATACCTGAAAAATACTATCAGTCCTTCCCAATATAACGATCAGCGATCATATGTTTCACCTCTGAACTGGGTACCTGTTCATCTGGACTCTAAAATCTTAGGTCTCTACTGTTTGGGCATGAATGGTGGATATTTAAGCTATAGGAATTGTCTTGACGTGCCTGGTTAACTGATCAATTGTAGCCTTGTAGGTTAAAGTGCTCCACTTCTACACCTGGCCAGCTGATTGGTCTGGGATAAACGTGCTCCACTTCCCTATGTACCAGTCGTAAGAAGTTATGCTGAAGCCACTCCTAGATTTGTGCAAAACTCTGGAACTTCAGTTCTGGTACTTTGAGCACCATAATTGCCACACCTTAGGGAATAGGGACACTTGTCCTAATAGTCTAAGCAAAATATTTGGGACTGGGTTTtcttcttaatgaaatgacacGCAGATCTCCTGtgttgttcgagaaaaaaaatattTGGGACTGGGCACTTGAGTTCAGGCAATCAGCCTTGATTGATGGTATGAAATGTGACTTGAGCACCTGCAAAGGGAAATATTTTTCATGGCTTTGTGGAATGTTTGGTAGATCATTCTTGATATCTGTGTAAAGTTTGGTTGTCATAAGCTCTTTGCTTGGGTTATAGCCTTATAAGCATATGGTCTTTTGTAAGTTGCTGATACAATGAGATAATTGATTTTGGTCATGCTTCAAGGTCTTATGGTATGGAATTAGTATTATTTACTCCCTCTTATTCTAAATGTAAGTTTAGGACAATGACACACTCTTAATGTTTTTTCACTTGCTTTTTCCAAAAAAAACAGTGTTAGATGTATCGTGTGTGTATTGTCCTTGTAAATATTTGTATGTGACGTACGATGTATCTCTAAATATttgtacctatataatttttactttttaaaattatgtgtaatctatcatgtaaacttgttgtatgtgttgtcttgagtataagtttggtattaGGTTTTTACCGAaaaaaccgaagtaaaaaaccgaaatcgaacttctcggtttttcattttctagaaaaccgatcggtttctaatgtctagaaaaccaaagttttttaaaaccaaaaaaccgaaccgaagtttAAAAAAAGCCGAATGGCCAACCCTACTTCTGCCGCGGCCTGGACATGGCGTACCTcctctacgtcgatgacatcgtcctCACGACCTCCTCCCCCGACCTCTTGCGGCTCATCATCTCTCTTCAGAAGGAGTTCGCCATGAAGGACTTGGGTGAGCTGCACCACTTCCTGGGGATCATCGTCGAGCGCCGGCCCCAGGGCttgttcctccaccagcgccattACACCGTTGACGTCCTTGAGCGCGCTGGCGTGGCTGATTGTAAGCCTTGCACGACTCCGATGGACACTCAGGGCAAGGTTTCTCTGACGATGGCCCTCCGGTGGCCGATCCGACCAGCTATCGGAGTCTCGTCGGGGCCTTGCAGTACCTCGTCTTCACCTGCCCCGACATCGTCTACGCCGTCCAACAGGTGTGCCTCCATATGCACATCCCACGGGAGCCACATTTCACCGCCATGAAGCGGATCTTGTGGTACCTCCGAGGCACTATCGACTTCGGCCTTCTTCTTTGACGGTCCGCAACCACCGACCTTGTCGTCTACACCGACGCCGACTGGGGTGGTTGTCCTGACACGTGTCGCTCCACTTCCGATTTCACCGTGTTCCTTGGCGACAACCTCATCTCCTGGTCCTCGaagcggcagcccgtcgtctcccACTCCAGCACCGAGGCCGAGTACCTCGTCGTGGCTAACAGCGTCGCAGAGGCGGCGTGGCTACGTCAACTGCTTCAGGAGTTGCATAGTCCACTAACGCGGAGCACACTCGTCTACTGTGACAATGTTAGCACCGTGTACATCTCCACCAACCCTGTCCAGAaccagcgcacgaagcatgtcgagctcgacctccacttcgtccgcgagcgtgtcgccgtcggggatgtgcGAGTACTTCATGTCCCGACTACTtctcagttcgccgacatcttcaccaagagcCTCCCTACGGTGGTATTTGAGGAGTTTTGGTCTAGTCTCAACATCTGTCGTGGCTAGAGTTTcgactgcggggggtgttagatGTATCGCGTAGGTGTATTGTCCTTGTATTGGGCCTAGGCCCACTTACCTCTTATATAATACATCACCCAACcctggtttagggttagggttttcagtTCTACCAACATACAAATCTCAAATGTAAAAAAATAAATTTGTATTATAGAAGTATTTTCCATGGTGAATCTAGTAGCATCAACCATGCATTGTGAATCTATGTAACTTCTCATCATGTCTTGATGGGCAAGTAAAAAAAGTCTGACCGATAGAATCCTAGAATTCTAGAACGACCTACATTTAGGAGAGAGGGGGTAGTACTTTTACTGCTTACCTGTAGAAACCCCTTCCTCCGGTTGCGTGGGTGCTTTATCACAGTTATCTTTTATTCTTTTCCATGGAACTGAAATTTTGTATTATAGCTCATAGTTTTTGTGTTTGTAACCTTTGTAATCCTATTTTGCAGATTGCTTGGGGAGGCGAATAGGGCCTAGTTTCCTTGGTAGGCAGGGAGGTGATTCTACAGTGAGTTACTAAATTCCTTGCACTTTTCTTTTAGTAACTCATAACTCTTTGTTTACCTTTTTTCTTAAGGACAACAATTTGTTTACACTTCTTAATATTAACAGAGGCTGGTGCAAGATCTGTATagattttttgaccaagttaacaaGGAGGAATTCCCATCCGATGAGAAGTTACCAGAATCATTCAGGGATTTCCTTTTGGAGATGAAGGATAACCATTATGATGCTAGAACATTTGCCGTTAGGTTGAAAGCTACGGTATGGAACTAACTTCCTTTTTTGCATTTGAATTTTAAAAGTTGTATTGCTGCATTAACAAGGTTTTAAAGAAAACTGAATTGGTTTTTGTGATGTGTATTTGGAAGCCCCAAGTATGATATGGACTATGCATATTGCTTTTGGCACTCAGATGATCCATATCATATTTGCTACTAATTAAACACAACAAAACCCATTTATTATGAACTAGAATGGCATGTGAGAACAGCAACATATTCTGTAATAATATGTGATTATTGCATAGTATCACATTATATATTGTGCTTTATAGAACTTTAGATATGCATTTGGTTTATTTTCATATGTTCTCTGAAGAAGGTTGTGAGCTCTTTTTTTAATAAAGGATATTAGTACAGGAGATGATCACTAGAGAGTAGAGTTGCAGAAATGTTTGGCAACTGTATAAATGAATCTACATGTCGGGTACCTATGAACAGGGTACCCAAAGTAGGCCCATGACCTCCTTCCGGCCCATTTGCCGAGCAACCCTGCGAGGCGGTCCGACCGACCAAGTCCCCGCCAAGCAAGTCTGCGAGGCGGAGCGGCCGACCAAGTCCCCGCCGAGCAAGCCTACGAAGCGGGGTGGCTGACCAAGTCCCCGCCGAGCAACTTGTCGAAGCGTAGGTCCTAGCCTAGTGCTACTGACCCACATCAGCTACGACAAGACGCATCATCACCAAGCCACGTCCGGACATACGTGCAACATACCGAAGGGGCGCTAGGAGGACACCATCAACACGAGTACACGACTGTACGCCCTCACGAAAGGTCTCAGGCGTATCCCCACTATCTTGTGGGGTCAGTCAACCTCAATCATGAGAAGACCTTAGCACTAGAATCTCTACAGTGACCCATGTACCGGGAAAGACGGGACAATACACCATACCGAGTGTATGGCTACGCACGCTGGCAGGCGACACAAGGCTCATGACGTTAGGTGAAGCCGTGCCACGCACAACCGCGCCATGAGACTGACCCACTGGACCCGCCATGTACTACTACGAAGACATCAGTGGCGGACTCTTTACAGGGACCTGTATGACGCACGAGCAAGGTGGTACGCCATACTGTGAGTAAGTACGGCTACACATGACCCTATGGACAACCTCAGGGATACCACGTCAACCCGGTGGAGaagatctctctctctctctctagtaggAAAACAAGTTTCCTCTGTAAGGTTCTTCCCATGAGCTATAAAAGGAAAGGTCCCCCTCCTCCTACACACAAGCTGTAACTCAGTCCTCAAGCAATACTACGATCAGCACTACACTAGACTAGGGCGCaagcctgaaccagtataactCCCTGCGATTCACCATTCAGAGTGAGTTCGCGCTAGCATCCCCCACCGAACAAAAATTCTATTGTTCCCCGGTTTCCGAAACCACGACACTACACATTTTCTGGGAGCTACCGTACTATTGTGTATTGCCCCTGGATATGTAATTGGTCATCCTTTTCATCATGCAGTTCCCACCTCTGTGTAATTGTGTATTGCTGCTTTGTTGTACACCGCTTAATAAAATATTGATATTAGTTTTTTATTAAGTGCTTTAGAGCACTGTTGTGGTTtataacatttatattcttattaAGTATACTTATATTGCAGATGGAAACCATGGATAAGGAGGTAAAGAGGTCAAGGTTGGCAGAACAGCTGTATAAACATTATGCTGCAACAGCTATTCCCAAAGGAATCCATTGTTTGTCTCTGCGCCTTACGGATGAATACTCCTCAAATGCTCATGCACGGAAACAGTTACCGCCACCAGAACTGTTACCTTTGCTTTCTGATAATTCCCTCCAACATTATATTCTAGCCAGTGATAATATTCTTGCTGCTTCAGTTGTTGTCAGCTCAATTGTACGATCTTCCTCACTGCCTGAGAAAGTAGTCTTTCATGTTATTACCGATAAGAAAACATATCCTGGGATGCATTCGTGGTTTGCTCTTAATTCCATAGCTCCTGCAATAGTTGAAGTAAAAGGTGTTCACCAGTTTGCTTGGCTGACAAGAGAAAATGTTCCGGTACTAGAGGCTATAGAAAACCATCGTGGAGTCAGAAATCACTATCATGGAGATCATGGAACAGTTTCCAGTGCAAGTGACAATCCTAGGGTGCTTGCTTCAAAGTTGCAGGCTCGGAGCCCTAAATACATATCCCTGCTGAACCATCTCCGTATTTATTTGCCTGAGGTGCCTGGCCATCAGCTTTCTATCTGTCACGTTTCATTTTTTTACCGGTTTATTTAAACATTTCATATTGATGTGTCAACCAGATTCCATGGTCATGCTTTCTAGTATATCTTTACAGTAGGGCATTAGGTTTTTTAGGGAAAAAATTCTTTGCATCCAGGATGCAAAGAATCTCTTTTACATCCCCTCACATCCACCACCTGGTGGTccatataaatagaagaaaaacaAATTACTAGAAGGTTAAGTTGCAAATTTTAATATGTTTTTGTGGGCCTTCAAGTGATGGATGTGAGGGGCTGTAAAGGAGCGTGTTTGCATCCGGGATGTACATAATTTTTTTTTCCGTTTTTTAGGTGATTGTCTCCAAGGCTCCTGATTAAATGAGCTTGTAAAATATATGCTGCATGCTTCATTGATAGAACAAAGGTGGATGGGATAGTCTACTATTAGATGTAGTAGGACATAACCAACTTCAATGTAGTGACTATGTGATATCGCATGCATTTATGCATTTAATTTGACTGAATGCTTCTATGAGAAGAACATTTGTATGGGCTAAAGCTTACTGAATTAGTTAGTATGACCTTTGCAGTTACCTACTAGATCATTAGCCATTACCATGTGATGCATGCTGAAACTTGATAATTAACAGATACCCGACTAACCATTGCAGTATTAaggttcatgtttagttctctttCTATATCTGATTCAAATGAAGATATTCAAATGTGTTTCTATTTTGTTTGGATCATTATCACACGTTAATTGTGTACTTTTTTGTGCTGCTAATGTGATGAGCTGTTATATTCCACCACCTCCTTTTAGTTTCCATTATCGCTTTCCCAGTTCTAGTAATTATACAGTACAGCTTTAAAACTAGCTTATACTTGTACTCTGTAGCAAAGATTGTGAAATTTATCATGTACAATTGTAGATTTTGTACATCTTTTTAACCTAATTCGTTCACTTCTCTTCAATCAGCTCTTTCCCAACCTCAACAAGGTGGTCTTCCTCGATGATGACATTGTTGTTCAGCGTGACTTGTCTCCCCTTTGGGCGATCAATCTTGAAGGGAAGGTGAATGGAGCTGTGGAAACATGCAGAGGGGAAGACAGCTGGGTGATGTCTAAGCGTTTCAGGACATATTTCAACTTCTCGCATCCCGTGATAGCTCGGAGTCTTGACCCAGATGAATGTGCTTGGGCATATGGTATGAATATATTTGATCTGGCAGCTTGGAGGAAGACAAATATCAGGGATACATATCATTTCTGGTTGAAGGAGGTAATGCATTTCACCAACAAGGATATACATTTCCCAGTCTTACTCTATGTTCCATAGTTCGTTGACTATGTTTTGAACTGAAATCTTTCTGGTATTTTGGCATGCAGATTTTGTACTGTGTACAGTGTTCCAAAATCTAAAAAAGAAACCTTGATTCAACATTTTTGTGTAAATGTAAAAAGTGAATATCTTTTTTCTGCCATCCGGCTTTTGTCACAATGTGCTTATATATTGTTCCAACCATAGAAAATTATATATAATAAAAGTAGTTAACTACTGCCTAAAACATGATAAGAATTGTTTGTGGCCATTATTTGTCTTCACATTAATTTCAATCTCTTTTGCAGAATCTAAAATCTGGTCTTACACTCTGGAAATTTGGTACTTTACCACCATCCCTTATAGCATTTAGGGGTCATGTGCATGGCATAGACCCATCATGGCACCTGCTTGGCTTAGGATACCAAGACAAGACAGATATTGAGAGTGTCAGGAGGGCTGCAGTGATACATTACAATGGACAG
It encodes:
- the LOC100384251 gene encoding Probable galacturonosyltransferase 14-like, whose translation is MQLRISPSMRSITISSSNGVVDSMKVRVAPQPPPPPPPPHGAARRGGGGGGGWYWRAVAFPLVVALGCLLPFAFILAAVPALEAGGSKCSSVDCLGRRIGPSFLGRQGGDSTRLVQDLYRFFDQVNKEEFPSDEKLPESFRDFLLEMKDNHYDARTFAVRLKATMETMDKEVKRSRLAEQLYKHYAATAIPKGIHCLSLRLTDEYSSNAHARKQLPPPELLPLLSDNSLQHYILASDNILAASVVVSSIVRSSSLPEKVVFHVITDKKTYPGMHSWFALNSIAPAIVEVKGVHQFAWLTRENVPVLEAIENHRGVRNHYHGDHGTVSSASDNPRVLASKLQARSPKYISLLNHLRIYLPELFPNLNKVVFLDDDIVVQRDLSPLWAINLEGKVNGAVETCRGEDSWVMSKRFRTYFNFSHPVIARSLDPDECAWAYGMNIFDLAAWRKTNIRDTYHFWLKENLKSGLTLWKFGTLPPSLIAFRGHVHGIDPSWHLLGLGYQDKTDIESVRRAAVIHYNGQCKPWLDIAFKNLQPFWTKHVNYSNDFVKNCHILEPQHVKE
- the LOC100384251 gene encoding probable galacturonosyltransferase 14-like isoform X1, with the protein product MLLRERVICLLAHELQIQEDCLGRRIGPSFLGRQGGDSTRLVQDLYRFFDQVNKEEFPSDEKLPESFRDFLLEMKDNHYDARTFAVRLKATMETMDKEVKRSRLAEQLYKHYAATAIPKGIHCLSLRLTDEYSSNAHARKQLPPPELLPLLSDNSLQHYILASDNILAASVVVSSIVRSSSLPEKVVFHVITDKKTYPGMHSWFALNSIAPAIVEVKGVHQFAWLTRENVPVLEAIENHRGVRNHYHGDHGTVSSASDNPRVLASKLQARSPKYISLLNHLRIYLPELFPNLNKVVFLDDDIVVQRDLSPLWAINLEGKVNGAVETCRGEDSWVMSKRFRTYFNFSHPVIARSLDPDECAWAYGMNIFDLAAWRKTNIRDTYHFWLKENLKSGLTLWKFGTLPPSLIAFRGHVHGIDPSWHLLGLGYQDKTDIESVRRAAVIHYNGQCKPWLDIAFKNLQPFWTKHVNYSNDFVKNCHILEPQHVKE